DNA sequence from the Actinacidiphila yeochonensis CN732 genome:
GGCCAGGAGAGCGACGACGCCTCGCACGCCGTCGAGGCCGACCTCGCCTTCCACCGCGCGCTGCTGGCCGCCACCCACAACGAGCTGCTGGAGCGGATGGAGATGGTGATCGAGTCCGGCCTCGCCCGCCGCGACGAGATCGTCCACTCCTCACCCCACGGCGAGGACCCGGTGCCCAGCCACCAGGCCGTCCTGGACGCCGTCCGCGACCGCGACCCCGACGCCGCCGAACGCGCCGTGCGCGCCCTGCTGGAACAGGCCGTCCGCGACCTGGACCTGGCCCACGGCACCGGCCGCCGGGACGCGGCCCCCTCCGGCCCGAAGGAGAACTCGTGAAGATCGCCCGCGTCGAGACGTTCCTCGTCCCGCCCCGCTGGCTGTTCTGCCGGATCGAGACCGACGACGGCCTGGTCGGCTGGGGCGAACCCGTCGTCGAGGGCCGCGCCGAAGTGGTCCGGGCGGCCGTCGGGGTCCTCGCCGAGCACCTGGTGGGCACCGACCGCTGCGCGTCCAGGACCACTGGCAGATCCTCACCAAGGGCGGCTTCTACCGCGGCGGCCCCGTCCTGTCCAGCGCCGTCGCCGGCCTCGACCACGCCCTGTGGGACATCGCCGGCAAGGCCTACGGCGCGCCCGTGCACGCCCTGCTCGGCGGGCCGGTCCGCGACACCGTCCGGGTCTACGCCTGGGTCGGCGGCGACGAGCCCGGCCAGATCAGCGAGCAGGTCGCCGCTGCCGTCGCCGGAGCGGATCGCCGAGCTGCTGGCCGCGCCGGAGGAGCTTTGGCGCGCGCCGGGCGGCGCGCGTCCTTAGCCGGACGAGCCGGCCGAGCCGGACGCCGCATGTCCTCAGCGGAGCCCCTTCAGCAGCAGGGCGACCATGCGTGACGCCGTGTCGGCGTCGCTGCCCGGGTACGGGACGCAGAGGTTCGCGATCGCCCCGAGGATGTCCAGCGGCTCGGCCGCCGCACGAATCGCGCCGGCGCGGGCCGCGTCCTCCAGGAGCTTGCCGAGCACGGGCTCGGCATGGGACTGGAAGTACTCGGGAAGGGCGGCGTACGCCGGGTCGCCGGAGTGCAACGCGGCGGCGAGGCCCCGCTTGGTCTGCAGGAACTCCCGGTAGCGCTGCACCCACAGTTCCAGCGCCTCGCCGGGCGGGTGTGCCTCGGCGATGGGCGCCGCGGCGGCGACGCACTCGTCGAGCTCGCGCCGGAAGACCGCCGCGATGAGGTCGGACCGCAGCGGGAAGTGGCGATAGAGGGTGGCCGTGCCGACGTCGGCCCGCGCGGCGATCGCGCGCACGTTCACGTCGACCCCGTGCTCGGCGAACTCGTCCCTCGCGGCGGCCAGCAGGGCGTCGACGTTGCGCTGCGCGTCGGCTCGGGGCATCGGCGACTCCGTGGATCGGCGGTTGCTAAGCGGGACAGCGTCCCATATAGTCATTCGGGACAGTGTCCCACTTAGGCCATCCTAAGGCACCCGTCGGACGCCGGCAAGGAGACGTGAACCGGGCAGACGACCTCGTCGGCGTCGTCCCGCACGGCGATCGCGTCGCGTCTCCCCATCGGCGGTCGAGCCGTCGCGGGACACCGGGCGGCCAGGTCCCCCGAGCCGTCCGACGGCGGCACCATGCCAGCCGCAACCCGTGCCCCGGGGCCCGCCGATCCTGCGAACGACCAGATCAGACCCACGACCGACTCACGACCAAAAAGGTAGGACCACCATGCGGTACCGCACCCTCGGCAGCACCGGCATCCACGTCAGCTCCTACGCCCTCGGCGCGATGATGTTCGGCGCGATAGGCAATCCCGACCACGACGAGTCGATCCGGATCATCCACAAGGCCCTGGACGCGGGCATCAACCTCATCGACACCGCGGACGTGTACTCCCACGGCGAGTCCGAGGAGATCGTCGGGAAGGCGATCAAGGGGCGCCGGGACCAGCTGGTGATCGCCACGAAGTTCGGGATGCCGATGGGCGAGGACCCGAACCGGCGCGGCGGCTCGCGCCGCTGGATCATGACGGCGGTCGAGGACTCGCTGCGTCGGCTCGGAACCGACCACATCGACCTCTACCAGATGCACCGGCCCGACCCCGGCACGGACCTCGGAGAGACCCTCTCGGCACTGAGCGACCTCGTCCGCGCGGGCAAGATCCGCGCGTTCGGCACCTCGACCCTCCCCGCCTCCGACATCGTCGGCGCCCAGTGGATCGCCGAGCAGCGGGGGCTGGAGCCGCCGCGCACCGAGCAGCCCGCCTACTCGATCCTCAGCCGCGGCATCGAGCGCGAGGTCCTCCCCGTCGCCCAGCGTCACGGCATGGGCGTCCTCGTCTGGAGCCCGCTCGCCCAGGGCATGCTCACCGGCCGGGTGCGCAGGGGCCAGCCGACCGACCTGCGCCGCGCCAGGATCTTCACCCACCTCAGCGACGAGCGCCGGATCGACGCCGTCGAACAGCTCATCCCGATCGCGGAGCAGGCCGGCCTGAAGCTCACCCACCTGGCCGTCGCCTTCGCCATCGCCCACCCCGGCGTCACCTCGGCGATTCTCGGGCCGCGCACGATGGCCCACCTCGACGACTACCTCGCCGGCACCGACGTCGTACTCACCGACGACGTCCTCGACCAGATCGACGCGATCGTCGCACCCGGCACCGACGTGGGCCGGCTCGACATGGCCTACAACCCGCCGGCCGTCACGGACCCGCTCCTCCGCCGCCGCGACGTCACGAACCGCTCCGCCGTCTGACGGGCACCGGCGCCCGAGGAAGGACTGTCATGGCTGCCACCACCCGCGGCGTCTCGACGGTCGCGGCGCACGCCGACGGCTCCCGGCGTACGAAGCTGCCCGGCCCGGTCCGTCTGCTGGGGGCCGTCGCCTTCCTGATGGGCACGGCCGAGATGATCGTCTCGGGGCTGCTGCCGGAGGTCGCCCACGGGCTGCACGTCACCGACGGCGACGCCGGACTGCTGATCACGGCGTTCGCGGTCGGCATGATCATCGGCGCTCCCGTGATGTCGATGGCCACCCTGCGGCTGCCGCCTCGCGCGACGCTCGTGATCGCGCTGCTGGTGTTCATGGCCGGGCACGTTGCCGCCGCGCTGAGCGACGACTTCCGTGTGTGGCTGGTGGCACGCTTCGTCTGCGGCGCGGTCACGGGGACCTTCTGGGCCGTCGGGGCGGTGCTCGCCGCAGCCGCGGCGGGACCGGCGGCCAGCGTCAGGGCGACGGCCGTCATCGCCGGAGGGCTGACCCTCGCGAACGTGCTCGGCGTGCCGATCGGCACGGCACTCGGCCAGTGGCTCGGGTGGCGATCCCCGTTCTGGACGCTCGCCGCACTGGCCGTCACGGCCGCGGCCGTACTCGCCTTCACCCTGCCCGGCTCGGCACGCGGCGCCGCGAGCACCCTGACCGCGGAGATGGCATCGCTCCGGAAGAGACCGCTGTGGCTGGTCCACCTCGGCGCCGTGCTGCTGCCCGCGTCCTTCGTCTGCGTGTACGGCTACGTCGCACCGCTGCTCACCGACCGGGCAGGTCTTGCCGCCGCCGCGGTGCCGCCGGTCATGCTCGGTTACGGAACGGCCGGCATCCTCGGCGCGGTCGCGGGCGGCAGGTTCGGCGACCGCGGACCGTTCCGCGTCGCGATCCCGTCCGTCGCCATGATCGCCGTCGTCCTCGCGGCCCTCACCCTCTGGGGAGCCGACTCCGTCGCCGCCGTCGTGCTGTTCGTCCTGCTCGGCGCCGTCGCGATGGTGGCGCAGCCCGTCCTCATCGCCACGGCGGGCCAGCTCACGGCCCCGACGAACACGCTCGCCATCGCACTGACCGTCTCCAGCCTCAACGTCGGAATCGCTCTTGGCTCCTGGTCCGGGGGCGCGATGCTGTCGTCGCCGCTCGGTCTTCGAGGACCGAGCCTGCTCGGAACCGGCATAGCGGCACTCGCCGTCATCGCCTTGGCCCTCGCGGCCACGAGCGTTCGGCGGTCCGCGAGACCTGCTGCCCGGCCGCATTGACCCGGGAGGTCCGGGACGCGGCTGGGGGATGTGGCTGGGGAGAGGCACCCCACCCGTTCCCCACCCCGTCCCGGCCCGGTTCCGTTCCCGATCCGGCCGGTCCGGTGCCGTTGCCCGGTGCGCGCAGGGTCGCCGCGCGCCGGGTGCCTGCCCGCCGCTCGCGGGGCCGCCGACCCGGGCCCCGACCCGCCGGCGGCCTCCGGCAGGGCGCCGTCAGGGCGCCGGTACGGAGCGCGCGGCCGGCCGACCACCACAGAACCGCCACCCGTACGCCTCGCTGCGGCTGCCGACCAATGCTCTCCTAGTGACATGGACCACATCACATTCCTCGTGAGCATGGTCATCGTCACCGCCCTCGCGTTCGACTTCACCAACGGGTTCCACGACACCGCGAACGCGATGGCCACCTCCATCGCCACCGGGGCGCTGCGGCCCAAGGTCGCGGTCGCGATCAGCGGAGTGCTGAACCTCGGCGGCGCCTTCCTGTCCACCGAGGTGGCGAAGACGATCTCGGGCGGGATCGTCGACGACCAGCTGGTCACACCGGGGATGATCTTCGCGGGGCTGATCGGGGCGATCGTCTGGAACCTCACCACGTGGCTGCTCGGGCTGCCGTCCAGTTCCTCCCACGCGCTCTTCGGCGGGCTGATCGGCGCGGTGTGGGTGGGTGCCGGGCGGCACGGCGTGAACTTCGGCGAGGTGTTGGACAAGATCCTCATCCCGGCGCTCGCCTCGCCGCTGGTGGCGGGCGCGGCCGCCCTGGTGGCGACGTACCTCGCGTACCGGCTCACCGCGAAGGTGAAGGACGTCGGGACCGGCAAGGACGTGAAGGGCGTCGGGACCGGCAAGGACGTGAAGGGCGGCGTCGGCAAGGACGTCGAAGGCAAGGACGGTGAGAGCGGCGGGGGTGCCGAGGAGCCTCAGGGCGACAAGGACACCACGGTCACCCGGGGCTTCCGGGCCGGCCAGGTCGTCTCCGCCTCGCTGGTCTCGCTCGCGCACGGCACCAACGACGCGCAGAAGACCATGGGCGTGATCACCCTGGCGCTCATCTCCTGCGGCGCCCTCGGGCCCGGCTCCGGCCCGCCGGTGTGGGTGATCTTCACCGCCGGGGCGGCCATCGCGGCCGGCACCTACGTCGGCGGCTGGCGGATCATCCGCACGATGGGGAAGGGCATCGTGGACATCCAGCCGCCGCAGGGCTTCGCGGCGGAGTCCTCGGCCTCGGCCGTCATCCTCTCCTCGGCCTCCGTCGGCTTCGCGCTGTCCACCACGCAGGTGTGCTCCGGGGGCATCCTCGGCGCCGGAATGGGGCGGCGGCTGGCCGAGGTCCGGTGGGGCGTCGCCGGGCAGATCGCGCTGGCCTGGCTGGTGACCCTCCCGGCCGCGGCGGCGGTGGGCGCCGTCGCGGCGAGCGCGGTG
Encoded proteins:
- a CDS encoding inorganic phosphate transporter translates to MDHITFLVSMVIVTALAFDFTNGFHDTANAMATSIATGALRPKVAVAISGVLNLGGAFLSTEVAKTISGGIVDDQLVTPGMIFAGLIGAIVWNLTTWLLGLPSSSSHALFGGLIGAVWVGAGRHGVNFGEVLDKILIPALASPLVAGAAALVATYLAYRLTAKVKDVGTGKDVKGVGTGKDVKGGVGKDVEGKDGESGGGAEEPQGDKDTTVTRGFRAGQVVSASLVSLAHGTNDAQKTMGVITLALISCGALGPGSGPPVWVIFTAGAAIAAGTYVGGWRIIRTMGKGIVDIQPPQGFAAESSASAVILSSASVGFALSTTQVCSGGILGAGMGRRLAEVRWGVAGQIALAWLVTLPAAAAVGAVAASAVVHGGTLGTVLIAVAAMVVATVIVLLSRRNPVDARNVNDPVEVPRREVADVKAGV
- a CDS encoding TetR/AcrR family transcriptional regulator, producing MPRADAQRNVDALLAAARDEFAEHGVDVNVRAIAARADVGTATLYRHFPLRSDLIAAVFRRELDECVAAAAPIAEAHPPGEALELWVQRYREFLQTKRGLAAALHSGDPAYAALPEYFQSHAEPVLGKLLEDAARAGAIRAAAEPLDILGAIANLCVPYPGSDADTASRMVALLLKGLR
- a CDS encoding aldo/keto reductase codes for the protein MRYRTLGSTGIHVSSYALGAMMFGAIGNPDHDESIRIIHKALDAGINLIDTADVYSHGESEEIVGKAIKGRRDQLVIATKFGMPMGEDPNRRGGSRRWIMTAVEDSLRRLGTDHIDLYQMHRPDPGTDLGETLSALSDLVRAGKIRAFGTSTLPASDIVGAQWIAEQRGLEPPRTEQPAYSILSRGIEREVLPVAQRHGMGVLVWSPLAQGMLTGRVRRGQPTDLRRARIFTHLSDERRIDAVEQLIPIAEQAGLKLTHLAVAFAIAHPGVTSAILGPRTMAHLDDYLAGTDVVLTDDVLDQIDAIVAPGTDVGRLDMAYNPPAVTDPLLRRRDVTNRSAV
- a CDS encoding MFS transporter, coding for MAATTRGVSTVAAHADGSRRTKLPGPVRLLGAVAFLMGTAEMIVSGLLPEVAHGLHVTDGDAGLLITAFAVGMIIGAPVMSMATLRLPPRATLVIALLVFMAGHVAAALSDDFRVWLVARFVCGAVTGTFWAVGAVLAAAAAGPAASVRATAVIAGGLTLANVLGVPIGTALGQWLGWRSPFWTLAALAVTAAAVLAFTLPGSARGAASTLTAEMASLRKRPLWLVHLGAVLLPASFVCVYGYVAPLLTDRAGLAAAAVPPVMLGYGTAGILGAVAGGRFGDRGPFRVAIPSVAMIAVVLAALTLWGADSVAAVVLFVLLGAVAMVAQPVLIATAGQLTAPTNTLAIALTVSSLNVGIALGSWSGGAMLSSPLGLRGPSLLGTGIAALAVIALALAATSVRRSARPAARPH